The genomic window GCGTGCTTTATGAGTGGAAGAGATTTGAAATtgttatataatataatttaaaattctattgcaaaaCTACTAACTGACAAAATGCTTTTGATGCTGACTGTACAAGTTTCGGATTTTGATTCTAATTTATAAACATATCAAATATCGAGTTAAGCCCACGTTGTACATTTCGTTTTCGACTGAGTATCAGTGAACTCACTGCGACTCACTTGATCGAACTcttagttgtttttgtttatatgctTAAATATTGTCTATGGAACAGCAGGTTcgttataaattaatataacattaatataaaaacaaacatgtCGATTACTTAAAGTATTATGAgaaagtaaattataaattgaaCAAATTAGGTATTAACACAATTGTTGTATCATTATCAAAATAGTTacgttttttaaataaaaaaagtttcctggcttaaataatttcaaacaTTGTGTCAGCTATGTATGATTTAATATTCTTTATGGCCTTGCAGTAACAAAGACAATTGACTTAGAAAGTGGATAAAGCTGCGGATGTAGGTGTAAAAAGTTTCTAATTTCAGAGGATCAAAAGTATACGAATGTGGGTAGCTATTTTGACTAGACTGTATTCCCAATTAAGATAGTGCCTCACATGATAGTTGCTTTAGCACAAAAGCAATGCGCACAGCATAGACAAAAAAGTCTCGTGATTGTAGAGTGGTTACCTTGGTTAAatgcttttttatttgaattcctCTTCCCCAAGTCTGTAGATAGACAATGAAATTACCTTTAGTCAAAGTTACAGAGTTTTCTTTGGCATAGTACAGTGTACAAGGATGTGTTCTCCGATGGGGTGAAATCGGGAAGGGAATTAAGGTCGGATAGGGTAAAACATTGAACAACTTCAGTTAGTGCGTCAATGGCAACTCACATTCAGGTATTACCTATTTCATCTATAAGCCGACCTGAGCAAAGGTCAGCAAGGCGGTGTATCGTTCTACCTTTGGCCGTATGCCTATATTTTGGTTTACTCTTAATATCTTCTTCGTCGTTCTCATTATCGTCCTCCCCTGTTGCGTCCCCGTCCTCGTTATCATCCTCGTTCTCATTGTCTGTTTTGTCATCGTCatcctcatcgtcatcgtcgtcttCGTCCCCgtcatcctcgtcctcatcaTTCTCTCCCTTGTTATCGTCGTTGTCATTGTCGTCCTCATCTTCTTCCTTGTCATCCTCATCTTCATCGTTCTCTtcgtcgtcctcgtcatcTCCATCATTATCCCCTTCGTCATTGTCATCGTCGTCGTTCTTATTATTATCTTCTTCTTCGTtttcgtcgtcgtcctcgttattatcttcatcttcatcgtCGTCGTTCTTATTATTATCTTCTTCttcatcgtcgtcgtccttATTATTATCTTcttcgtcatcgtcgtcgtccttATTATTATCTTcttcgtcatcgtcgtcgtccttATTATTATCTTCTTCGtcatcctcgtcgtcatcATTATTATCTTCTGCGTCATCCTCGTCCTTGTCGTCATCATTATTATCTTCTTCATCATCTTCGTCCTTGTCGTCCTCATTGTCATCTTCCCCGtcatcctcgtcgtcatcATTATCTTCTTCTTCATCTTCCTCTTCGTCATTCTCGTCGTCGTTATTGTCATCTTCATTATCGTCTTCGTCGTTCCCATTATCATCTTCTTCTTCGTCATCCTCTTCGTcctcattattattatcttcGTCATCCTCTTCGTcctcattattattatcttcGTCATCCCCGTCGTCCCCATtttcatcatcttcatcatccTCGTCTTCGTCAGCCCTATCAGTACCTTTCTCCCCCGTTTCATCTTCGTTATCCCCATTTTCATCGTCATCAGTGTCCCGTCCTTTCTTATGTAATCTTTCATTGCGAATCGAATTCTGCAGACGCTTTAATCTTTCTCGTTTATCCTCATCGCTTTCTTTGGGATAGCgcaatttaacaattttttcatTACTGTCGCCGTCATCATTGCCTATATAAGAAATTATCATTACGTTTTGtacttttaatttaagcaAGAAACGGGTTCATGATATTggttttgtagttttttaaGATTTATGGAATCCTTTTTAGTGTTAAATGACTTTGTGTCAAAAGTTTGGCTTATGAGCGTGTGTTATAAAGCATAAACACGTTTAAAAAAAGGACGCTTACTCTTTTGATTGACTAACCACTGCAGCAcacgattttcatttttgagaTTACCTGAGGAAAAAAAGACTGTTAGTTCCGGTGCACTAATATAGAAAAGACCAGCAACCTACCATCATACATAATCGGGACGCCGGTCTCGTAGTAGACCAAAGctggaaatgcaaaaatgccaATTTCATGAGCCAGCTTAACATCATTGGACTTGACAAATTGTATTCCGTGCTTGTCGGTGTCATCGTCGATGTTTTCCAACTCCTCCAAGATGTCAGAACACGATTCGCATTCATCGTCATCTGTTGTTGTTCAAATAACGAATGTCAATCGAACATTCAATTCAGATTAATGAATAATAAACTTACAGAAGAACACAGCCAGGTGCTCAACATCGTTGATCAGAACTTGCAGGGTTTTACGATCGACAGATTCAATGACATCAGCTGTAGACTCGTGCAAATCAATAACCCACTCAAGAATTTCCTCTTCCTTCATCAGGTCACCTTAAAacatatattcaaaatataaaccTTGGTATATAATGTCTCCATCATGAATGCATCAGATCTTACCGGTGTAAATTGTTCTAAACTTATGTCTATAAAATGCAAGTGCCGGCAGACCAGGCAGGTCGTACTCCTTATCAATATCATCGTCGGATGTCTTTACAAAGTCAATGTCTTTTTCCTCGCATTCGTCATCGATGTTCTCCAGCTCGTTAAGGATCTTCTGTGCTTTCTTATCGCCCTCAGCGTCTGCAGAAAAAGAGTTTAATGACAATTCCTTTACAACATTCCTTTTGAAGTTGTCTTACAGAAGAATACGACGACGTGATCGTTTTCAGCCAAGATCTTATCCAACATCTTCACATTCACCTCCTCAATTTTTCCGGGAATTTCAAGGGTCTCGTCGTCAGTTATCCAGGCCAACacctcgtcctcgtcgtctAGATCTCCGGTGAAATGGAGTGGATCACGGTTTCTAAAGAACACCAGGCGTGGATAGGTCTTGACATTGTATTTCTTAGCGATTCCGGTATCCTCAGTGGTAACAAAAATGATGCCAGCTTCATCCAATTCATCGTCGATGCTTTCCAGGGCGTTGAGAGTGTGTTCACAGGTCTCTCCGGGTTCGCAGGGACCCGTGAAGAAGACGACAACATACTCGTGTTCGTTGATCAGATTGACTAGGATCTCATCGGTAACCTCCTCGATAGTAGCTGTCTTTTTCTGGACAAGAAGCCACTCGAGCACCTCATCCTCGTTCATCAGATCGCCTTCATAAAGAGCCGGGATCTTGTTTTCGAAGTAGATAAGGGCAGGCAAATGATCGAGACCGTATTCCTTGGCTTCAGCAGCGTTATCAATGCGGACGATGACAATACCCTCCTTCTCCAGTTCATCATCGATGTTTTCCAGTTCGTTTAGGATGCGCATATCCTGCTTATCGTCCTTGTCGTCTGTGGGCGAATGTTAATGATTGCTATTGCTATAAACATATGTACTTTATCGGTGTGGCCTACTCACAGAATATAACCGCTAAGTGCTCGGTGTTCTCGACCAACTTGTCCTTCATCTCATCGGTGACCTCGGGAATTTCGGAATAGCGCTTCTGGTGCACCAACCAGCCAAGCAGCTCATCTTCTTTCATCAGATCACCCTCGTAGATGTGTGGAATTCCACGTTCGAAGAGTACAATCGATGGTATCTCATCGATACCCCATTCTTTTGCCTCCTTGTCATCATCGATCTTGACAAAGGCAATATCGTTCTGATCGCACTCATCGTCGATGTTTTCCAGTTCTGCGAGGATCTTCTGTGACTTTTTCTGGTCTTTGTCGtctggcaaaaagttttcatgcgttaatttaataattgtatGTAACCTTTTGGCGGCTATTAAATTAACTGATAAACAAACTGTTCTTTTGCTCAACTTGTAACGTAAAACCTACAATCTATACTACTTTCCTAACGGTTTTCCAGATTAACCCTTACAAAAAAGGGTCTACTAGTTATTGTTTAGTTATAAATTAATACGTTTTTTAAGCGCTTTTGAAAGTTACTACTAAAAAGCAGGGTTAATGTTACGATTGCAGTCACCCCAGAAGTACAACACCAATTCAACTGTACAATATCAACAGAGATAAGAAGTGGAGTGCGCAAGCGTCCTGGCACAAAGTTGCAGGGTCCTGAAATAACTTACAGAAAAGAACAGCAACATGGGGCATTTTCTCAATAATTAAATCCAACATTTCGTCGGTGATGTCCTCGATTTGATCGGAACTCGTTTGGTCTGTTAGCCATTTTAGAAGCTTCTCCTCGTCCTCCAGATTGCCCTCGTAAATAGTTGGAATGCCTTTTTCAAAGTATATCAGTTTAGGAACTTTATTGATGCCATATTCAACGGCCTCCTCGGGATTGTCGATCTTCACGAATGTAATGCCCAATGCGTCGCACTCGTCGTCAATGTTTTCCAGCTCCTCGAGTACTTTCTGGGACTTCTTGTCGTTGTTGTCGTCTGGAAAACAGCTTATGAGCAAATATGTTCTCCACCTTATGCGCAATGAGGGGAACGGGGTTTCAATATTTACAGAACAGCACGGCAATGACGCGTCCTTCTTTGATCATTGTATCGAGCATTTCGTCGGTGACGTCCTCGATCTCATCCCGTTCCAACTGTCCCAACAACCATTTCAGAATCTGCTCCTCGTCCATGAGATCGCCGTCGTACACATTCGGAATTTCTTTTTCAAAGTAAACAATGGCCGGAATCTGCAGATCGAATTATGTTATTCGTGTCAAAGACGTATCAATCTCCAGCTCGCTGGCTTCCTACCGAATCGATTCCGTAATCGCCTGCAGCCTTCGTATCATCGATTTTCACAAACTGAATGCCATGCTTGTCGCAGTCGTCGTCGATTTGCTCCAACTCCTCCAGCACGGTCATCGAATCGTCGTTTCCATGATCATCTGCAGCAGATTAATGTCAGTCGATTATCGCAGTCGTGTCTCGCTAAAAGTCTCATTCATCTACATACAAAATAGCACGACCAGGTTGTCGATATTGCTGATCAGCGTAGACAGAGTCTTCGAAGTGACGTCTTCAATCACATCATCCTCATCGCCCGTCGACTTATTCTGCACCAACCATTCCAAGACGTCCTCCTCTCGCTGAAGTTCACCTGGAGACACAGTTCGATATTAGCGAAATGAATACCGAGCTCAGCATAGGATTGATGTGTTTGATTGCTTGTTCTGAGTTTGATTTGAGTGGTGGTGCAGGTTTCAAGAGAATGTGGCTTGGGATGGAGGTATGTACCTTCGTATATGATTGGAGTCTGGTGGCGGTAATAGACCAAGGCTGGCAGGTTGCCTAGATTGTATTCGTCGGCCAATGCCTCGTCGTGTATCTTCACAAACCCGATGCCCAGCTGGTCAGCTTCGTCGTCAATATTCTCCAGCTCCTGCAAGGCCTTGGCGCACTTGCGGCATTGCTGTTTGTCTGGCGTTGGCGGATTGGTTGGATTGTTTCATAGAATCAGGCAAACATACAAAATTAGGGCCATCCGACAGAGGGGAAACGTCTCGATAAGCAAGGAGTGGAGTACAGTACAACAGGGTAGGGTCTGGTGTTGGTATGGTGGTATTATAATGCACGGAAAGAAAGAACATTCAGGGATTATGTTTCGTGCGGCCGTAAGTGGGGGTTATGCTGGAGCCATCTCAGACATAGAAGAGTGCATGCAAGGTCCATGGAATTCCACATAACTCTACGGTTACCCATTCTCTGCAAGGCGATTCGTTTATTTACACAATTTGTTTACAACATCCCTGTCGGTCTGCGTGCAACCTGTTGCAATGTGCTTGTCTTGGTAGAGGAAATACATATCAGCGTGGTTAAAGAAAGACGAAAAGCTTTCTCATTGCCTTTATTTTTCCTCTATTTCATTGCGTCGGGCTTGCCACATTCGTAAATGTGTTTTCAGCAAGCTTTCGCTTTTCTGGCGgacgctgcgtatacgtaatatttatttctgttgACTGGCCACATGTTTATGGCAACCTATAGTCGCACCTTTCCGAATGCAGTTAGCTGGCGGCAGTGCCCAAAATGACACGCCTTCAAAAGCCATTACCCCGACCAAAAAATATGTCTCTAATTTTCCCAATCAACGCGACTTATTCATAGCAGCTGTTTGAGTGGGTGTCGCCAAGGTGACAAGgccaacgcacacacactcgctcGCGAAAATTCTTCATAATTTACTGCAcaatgcaaaatgtttgcaaaaaCGTATTTGTGATAAATCTAGAAAATCAGACATGTTTGTGAGGCTCCAACTTTCTCACTGACCAATTTATGGCCCTGCCGCAGAAATGGGCAAATGTTGCACTTAACTAAAAATAACTATAAATAGTGCAAGTCAGTCGGGGAAGAGCCGGGCGGCACACACAGTTATAGAGCTGCAGTATAGGACGGCAATACCTATATAGGTATTCGTATATTATGTAAATCAGCATTTGGCTGCGACAACTGAAGATCTGCCCATAACCATGCACTGCCGGCTCGTGTGCGccatgctgatgctgatgtaTTGCTGAAtgcaaaagcaattaaaagcgCTGTCTGTCTGCAACCTCTGATGGATTCAAACTCAATTGCAGGGGGGAATGGTCAGGGGCGCAGTGAAGGGGCGGCACAATGGGCCACGATTTCTTGTCTTGTCTCACCTACATGCTGTTCTTCGCATCTATGCATTAGAAAAGgcgttttgtgttttgttttttgtatgctGTCTGCGTTTGATAAAAATACCTATGGATAGTGAGCGGATGCTACAGAAATGTTCTTCTGAATTCACACACTTGCCATGTGAGAGTGGCTATAGTTAGTTGTTTCAGaattaagcaaaaataacagcagcagcagcaagagcagCGAAAAATCATTTTGTTGGCCCACCAACTGCTTgagttttctatttttaacaCTAAAATTGTAGGTGGCTGTGTCGGAAAGAGACGGATGGCCACGAATACTTTGTTGTTGGCTAAGACATCACCGTGTGTCTATGTACGTGGTATATATACCACATCTGCAAGTATTGAATTTATAAGCATAAATTCTATAGGTAAATTCCTGCCTTTCTCCATAACTCACGCAAGGCCACCCTACACTCGGATATCGTCTCTGAGGAGATTCTGTCAGATTACGATTTCTAAACTGATCCAACTTCAATAGCTAAGTGCGAATACCGAATTTCCATTCAACTAGTCGCCGAATTGTCCAAATCACAGGATTTGGGATTGGGTTGTGATTTGGAGGAAGAAGGAGAAGAGTTGTGCCGACAAAAACATAATCTGGCGCCGAGCCCAGACATTCATCTGCATTGATTCTGTTgtaatgtttattattatacgtatacgtaatatatGTGTCTCCCTTGGTCGATAGCAAACGCTAAAATGAGATATCTTGTTTTTCTAAAAGATTACTGAGAATTACTACAGTGGTGATTGTGTCTATTTTAGAATGTGTCCTTTACCCGGGGCATCGACTTTAACTTGGCTGCCGGAGAGATTAAAGATTTCCCAGTCAAGATTGAAAAAAATTAGTTGGTTCCAAGCAAATTGGTGCAATATCAACTTGAACCTCCCAAGCGTTTCATCTTAGCAAGCACCAACACACTGAATTATTCGGTTAATTGGGTTATACAGCCAAttataaattacatatttacatgTCGGATAGTGGGCATTGCGAAATAATCTTTTCAAGTCAACTTTGGTATTACTGGAATCAGGAAAATTACGGTGGAGTAGGGTAAAACAGAAATTAATATGGGGGAAACGAAGTTTCGAAGTTGGTAATTATAAGGAGCAAGATAGAAGGTTCCCAGTATCTTTCAACTTACCCATAACCCTGGGCGGGCATGTTTCATGATCTGGACCTGAAGTCGTTTGATAAAATAGATATTGGATTGATAAATTGTCCTTTTGTACTTTGGCTCAAGGGTTCGAAACACCGCCGAAAgagatattattattatatagaGAGTTATATTAAATGTTAAGTATGCTGCCACGTAGATTCGGTTAGTCACAAGTAATATACGTATTTATAGAGAGAATATACAGAATAGGTACATTTGGTAGTAGTCTATACCTAGCTGTATGATTTTTAGTCACAAGAGAGCTAAACTGTTTGTGTTCGCTAAAAACTGCAACTGCTTTGAAAAAGAACATCATCAATTAAAGTCTCCAACATAGGAGTTTCCGGAGTGCTAAACGTTTGAAGAACTATGTGCTATGGTTAAGTCATTCACACTTACAGAATAGAACGGCTACAAAGTCGGTGTCCTCGATAATCTTCTGCAATATCTTGGCATTGACCTCCTCGATGCGATCGGGCAAGTCCATGGCCTCCAAGGAGGTGAGGAAATCGAGCACTCCTTCCTCGTCCATAAGATCGCCATCATATATGATGGGCTCCTTCTCCCTGCGGTTTTCGGGATTTATATTCGATTAGGTCTTGTATCTTATGCCCGATGGGAAGGTACCTACCTAAAGTAGGTGAGGGCGGGGAAGTTCTTGATGCCATACTGTTTGGCAAGTCGTTTGTCGTTGATTTTTACAAAGTCCACACCAAAGGAGTCGGTGTCATCGTCGATTTTCTCGAGCTCCGCTAGGACCTTATCACAGGTCACGCAGCTTCGCGCATCTGAAATCGTAGAAACCGAGCATGTTAGTACCCAAGATCGACTATTGATACCAGCAGCGATAACTAAATTCGCATTCGAATTGAAAACCCAAAGGCCTGGCCGAAGTGGAGCTAAATGCCGCAAAGATTATTCATTCGTATAGTAGATGCAGGATGCATCATCAGACCGTTCAGTTGAAAATAAGCCTGAATGAATGAGTGAAATGACAGCAGCGCCAGGCCAATTCTGTGCTATTAATGCGGCAGCAACTGCCAACAAATATGCtgaaatttctaaattaattCATAAAATTCATGCGGCCACTCACTATTAGGGAAATGAATTGCAGCACACAAAAGACCACCGTTGGCCCACGTCTCTACAAACGTTCTGGTTGGTTAAACGGCAGACCAGAGTGCAAAATCGAAATCATTAATATATCGCCGAGTAAACAGCCATTTCAATTGTTTGGAAATccgttcaaaataaattttcacaGCTTGGAAAGTAATCGCGAGTTGGTTCAATCTGCCCCCTGCTATCGGCACctaatgtttttatttacgaGCTCCAACACTAAGATGTTTCCTGTGTATACAGGAAAATCCACTGCAggatttttgatttaaaatcaaaatcaacatAAATAACGTTTAGTTGAAACAATAAACACATTTAGCTTATCGATAGATCTCGTTTACATATTGAGCTATCTGCGATGTGATGGCCAAAACCATGCAATTGGCGTAGATTTTCCATGATTATTTAGATTGTCAGCCAGCGTCATTGGACCTGAGGCTTTTggacttaaaatattttcattgtcAACGATTATTTTTGGAATTGCCGCCAATGCTAATGAAACACATCGGGAGGTATATAAAATAGAATATTACAATCCGAAGACCACTTTCGTGCTTATTAACTTTGACATTGGGGAGCAGCGCATTAAGGCCAAATCTATTTGTAAGATGATTTAAGATATTTAGCAAGAGTTTTATAAATAAGCCAATGTTTAACTCGAACGGGAACCATTTTTATGTAACCCAAAGATAGGTGACCAATGTAAGCAATTGGCTGAGTtgattgaaaataaatgtaaaaggGCAGGAAATCTGCTGCCAACTGGAAGGAAATGAAAGTCTGCTTACGAGGTACATTTTGTGCCAAAATTTTGCGCCAAAATAGActaaaaaaccgaaaatataaaGAGCTACAAAGACGAcggcaacgacaacgacaacgaggATTTCTCACAGCCAGAGAGATTTCTCTACTCATAAACAGATCGCAAAGATAGcgcagaaatgaaaaatatatcgAAAAGGGAAGGCAGCACAGACTACTGGCACTCGGGGAGGAAAtaaagaaatagaaaaaaaaaattaaccgAATGAAAATCGCGGACATTTCGAGCAACGaatttttcacatattttcatttgtatGTGAATTTTTAGAATTTTCACTAGcgaaaatttatataatatgGCTTCTGTTACTATTTCGAGTCCGGTCCGGTCCGGTCTGGCAACAAGTGAGCGGTGCCCGGACGGACGATGCCCCCCGGAGCATGTTCACACCCCATCCACTTACACCAAAAGACGGCCACGTAATCCTTGTCGGCCAGGagcttctccagctgcttgGCATTGACCTCCTCGATGACGGCCTCCGGTTCCGGAGGCGCCACTGGCTGCGAGCCCTTCTTGCTGTTGCCTGCTGCGCCACTCACATATCCGGGAAAACTCAGGGCCAGCAGAGCACACACGAGCAGCGAGAGAGTCTTGAGGCGGGTGATAATCATCCTGCGATTGGTGGTTACGGTTGTGATGTTCTTTAGGACCTTAACGCGAACATGCGTGCGCGTGCCTGCTCGTTTTGGTGTGTTCTACAGTTTATAGTGTTACAATTGTATAATTGATTCGTTATTGTCGTTTCGGGTCttcgttattaaaatttgtattccTTTGAGAATCGGGCACTATTTTTAGTTGATAATGGTGTTTCTTCTTtcgcaatttattttatgtataacaacattttgttcactgatacatatatgtatacggTGCTCGTATATGCTCAGGCGATATATATGTGGGGTATATACGAGAATAATTAGATTATATATGTGGCTTCTTGCTTCTATTAATTGAACGTTTTCCGCGGACTGTACTGTTTGCTCTTCAGATTTTGTTCCACTCCGTGCAGAGGTCCGCTCGCAACTGAAAGTATTTTGGTGGAATCTCGGTGCCATTCAAGGGGCCTTGTCCGAGCTTtcgggatggggatggggatcggGATCGTGGTCTTCGTGCTTTTCCGCTGCCTGTCCGCTCCGCCGAAAAGCTTACGAGGCGAGCGCAGGAGCGTCAATCGGGCCTATGTTATAAAAAATAagataaaattaaatatgtgAGACGTGGGAGGAGTGTGGTGAAATTCCGAAGAGCGAGAGTTTCCCTTTCCGATTGCAGTTCTCTGTTTATGCACTCCGGTGCAAACAAGCAACAGACTGCGAATGGTCCTATGAAAACAAACTTGGAGAATCGGTTTCTTGAAGCGCTACAATCCGCATCATTTTGTTTGGGATGGGAGATGCACGTGATACAATTCTGCCGTTGGTAAAACATAAGCTGGTAATAATAAGCTGCGAGCTGAAATTTTTGTCACTGAATCTAACTTTTTAACTTTGAATTTAACTTTTACTGTTGTCTTGTGCGTAGGATCCAGAATTTCTAATATTCGTATTTCCACGACTGCAAGTTAACATTGATGTTAACAAACACAACTTCTTCTTGCATGGTGCGCTGCAAACTTTAACACTAACATGATTTtcactaaatatttaattcattcATAATTCAATTGTATATCGCTTGcctttcctttttatttattccaattgttgaaattatgaaattaattCCTTTCGATGCCCTGTAATACGCAGGTCTTTTTACAATCTCTTTAAATCTCTGTTCTTTAATAAGAAAAAGGGATTTTAGGGGTCAAATGTACAAATCCATATTGACGTTTctttttctaaaaaaaaaaataagagggTCATTTAGTatttcaacaataaatttacaaTTCGTTTTTATCTAAAGCGGtcaatttttttcacttatttaGTTAAAATAGTATAATATTTAGTTGTTTTATTAGTTATAGACAAAATATTATCAGTAACTAAATCTTTCAAAATCAATCATCCAAAGCCAATTAAGCCAACTGTTTTTAGTTTCATCGCGtctatttactttaaaaaaatttgcaCGTAAATGCAATAATAACTAAATGTTcgtattaataaattaaatcttaaTAATTGCCGTGACAACTtttttgtatgtataaaaTGGCCGTAGCAATCTTCTATAACAACTTTTTTTTGTCCCTTTTGTGGGACAAACAAAGACAAATATGGtttcttaatttttaaaaaacaatatcaCCGCCAATTGGAGTTATCGATAGCTGTCATCGGCCAGCTGACAGTCCAGACAGTACCTATCGATAATATGCAGTCGAGCGAGATTTACGAATATGTGAGCACACACTTTAGTTTTTCGTTAGGAACGGTACGCTTGTTCTGTCGCGCACCAAATATTTTCGGCcccaatgcaaatgcaaacgcTTTTACGGCGTGTGTAGTGCATTCAAAATTATCAGATACCCGACGGTGTCCACAGTTTCCAGAGAAGTGTCCGAGGAATCGATGCATTCAGCGGAAACGGAAGAAACTCGCGCCTGGGTGGACAAAATTTGATCTTTGACGCGGTTTAAATAAAGGTAACCCCGCCATCCATGAATAAAAACCACTCTTCCCACGGGTGCTTCCGCGATTGGGCCACAATGTGGGTGCTGTGGCCAATTCACCTTGAACCCAGCATTGCAGAAGGGGCCGCATACCAAATCCAATTGCCTGCGCTTGTGTGTATACCTGCGCCCCTTCCGCATGTGTGTGCATAAACATTGACGCCCACCCACCCGATAAACAGCTGTTGGTCCGATTGCCGTCCGCTTCTCTAGGTTATTAAGGCGGCCGAGGCATATAAGGGTAAGGCAAAGGGGCCCTTCATACTGAGGCAGTTCTTTTCGCGCTATGGGCGTAGGCTTGCCAGGGTGCGGGACCGTGGCTGTGGCAAGGCGAAGGTGAAAGTCATCAGCTGATATCGCCCTGCTGCCTGCAAAACCCGTTATGCACAGCAGCTGTTCGACGCCGACTGTGTAGTATGTGGGGCAAAATCCCATCCGCGAACTCACGACGTGGGTTTGGTGGGGCCTACTCCCCAGTTATATCCGGATAGCGGGCACCTCGCTATCGCAGGCCGATGTAAATTAGAGGCTTTCGCGCCGCAGCTGTAAGACCTAATTGAAGATTTCTTTGTTCGTTCGCAGGCTGCACGACACTTCGAGGGCTTTTATGTGATTATTACTATGAAATTGGATGAAATAGTTGCATGGTAAGCGAACAATGCTCCATTACTCTCCGGACTATTTAATTCTtcgcttttgcatttttgtagGTACCAGAAGAGAATCGGCACCTATGACAAGCAAGAATGGGAAAAGACCGTCGAACAGAAGATCTTGGATGGCTTCAATAAtgtcaatttaaaaaacacaaagcTAAAGACGGATCTAATAGATGTGGACTTGGTGCGAGGCAAGTTTTACCCGACACCCTAAAAATGGTCCcaacaattaaacaattttttttaggTTCCACCTTCCCCAAGGCCAAGCCCAAGCAGTCGCTACTTACCGTGATACGCCTAGCCATTCTGCGCTATGTACTGCTGCCCCTTTATGCCCAGTGGTGGGTCAAGCAGACCACGCCCAACGCATTCGGCTTCATCCTGGTCCTCTACCTCACACAGTTGTCCAACTGGGCTATCTACGTTCTCCA from Drosophila yakuba strain Tai18E2 chromosome 2L, Prin_Dyak_Tai18E2_2.1, whole genome shotgun sequence includes these protein-coding regions:
- the LOC6528316 gene encoding uncharacterized protein LOC6528316 isoform X2 is translated as MIITRLKTLSLLVCALLALSFPGYVSGAAGNSKKGSQPVAPPEPEAVIEEVNAKQLEKLLADKDYVAVFWYARSCVTCDKVLAELEKIDDDTDSFGVDFVKINDKRLAKQYGIKNFPALTYFREKEPIIYDGDLMDEEGVLDFLTSLEAMDLPDRIEEVNAKILQKIIEDTDFVAVLFYKQQCRKCAKALQELENIDDEADQLGIGFVKIHDEALADEYNLGNLPALVYYRHQTPIIYEGELQREEDVLEWLVQNKSTGDEDDVIEDVTSKTLSTLISNIDNLVVLFYDHGNDDSMTVLEELEQIDDDCDKHGIQFVKIDDTKAAGDYGIDSIPAIVYFEKEIPNVYDGDLMDEEQILKWLLGQLERDEIEDVTDEMLDTMIKEGRVIAVLFYDNNDKKSQKVLEELENIDDECDALGITFVKIDNPEEAVEYGINKVPKLIYFEKGIPTIYEGNLEDEEKLLKWLTDQTSSDQIEDITDEMLDLIIEKMPHVAVLFYDKDQKKSQKILAELENIDDECDQNDIAFVKIDDDKEAKEWGIDEIPSIVLFERGIPHIYEGDLMKEDELLGWLVHQKRYSEIPEVTDEMKDKLVENTEHLAVIFYDKDDKQDMRILNELENIDDELEKEGIVIVRIDNAAEAKEYGLDHLPALIYFENKIPALYEGDLMNEDEVLEWLLVQKKTATIEEVTDEILVNLINEHEYVVVFFTGPCEPGETCEHTLNALESIDDELDEAGIIFVTTEDTGIAKKYNVKTYPRLVFFRNRDPLHFTGDLDDEDEVLAWITDDETLEIPGKIEEVNVKMLDKILAENDHVVVFFYAEGDKKAQKILNELENIDDECEEKDIDFVKTSDDDIDKEYDLPGLPALAFYRHKFRTIYTGDLMKEEEILEWVIDLHESTADVIESVDRKTLQVLINDVEHLAVFFYDDECESCSDILEELENIDDDTDKHGIQFVKSNDVKLAHEIGIFAFPALVYYETGVPIMYDGNIASNQDVFNWILEQKADQSIQLINRDQLFEYIGTKDFLAVVFYKEDDPDSPRVLRHIELIDDEAAEYGIYIVKMHDKLMAKKYGFRNPPGLTYFRKGKYINYDGDIDDEEEVLDWLTSPANMEMTDHIEQVNRKMFEKIRKNSDYVAVIFYSDECKQCPRVLAEVEHIDDEADKAGIDFVKIDDKQMAKEYGVFALPAIVFFKPTSKEPVIYAGDLYEEEQILTWLITQKDPSGDVIEDLEGERLVHLIEESGSIAVYFWNKTKCDICNSKAARKARLKKERDQHQQEGGAASAAAAFGSEADPSEAAAGGAEDAPAAGSEGDSPPASAAAPPDTTTGKLEDDADGCEQCTKVLEELENIDDDCDKHGITFVKTRDFSVADGYGVHEYPALVYFEGGIPNVFEGELSEEEEVLQWLITQKTEDRIELITRQMLETMVEETQYLAVYFLPPERNGKQPAFCRSFCSPSSLKESNLTTTKSTKHSSSQFVQNYISRKRKRIEKQDKINCNICDQILEGLELIDDECDVFGIHMVKIQDPQLAKRYSIKTFPALVYFRNGNPLLFEGDLQNEQSVLEWLIDDDNRELADEIEEVNERMLDRLMAESTLLVVFFYDDDCAECEEILEELEEIDGEADMFGIDFVKIASIQAAKKYEIVNIPSLVYFRKQVPVLYDGDLHQHDKVITWLTSQDVFEIKNEIEEVNRKMLDKLLEENEFLAVFFYEHNQPDSTAALEKLENIDSETDNLDITFVKMADSRYAKKWGVTKLPAMVYFRRRFPSIYRGDLLSEDEVLEWLRKNRFRQPELNIFMYALIALAVAFVVYTAFLLQCFKPAPPPPVQHPKQS